The Spirochaetia bacterium 38H-sp genome contains the following window.
TGAGAAATGGATAAATGATTATGTAAATAATTGGGCTTCGTGTGATACATTATGTAATCATACGATTGGTGAATTTATTGAAATGTATCCTGAGTATTTAGTAAGGTTAAAAGACTTAGCTAAATCGGATAATAAATGGCTACGCCGAGCTTCATCAGTAACTTTGATTAAACCAGCCAGAAAGGGAAAATTTCTCAACGAGATACTAGAAATTGCGGATATTTTGCTAATAGATAAAGATGATTTAGTTCAAAAAGGTTATGGATGGATGTTAAAAGCTGCCAGTGAAGCGAATCAAAGAGAAATATTTGATTATGTGATAAAAAATAAATCTATTATGCCTCGTACAGCATTACGATATGCAATTGAAAAAATGCCAAAAGAATTGAAAAGCAAGGCAATGGAGAAAAAAAATGATATAACAAAAACACGACGGCACAACACACAATATAGCCAATAAGGGTTTCAGAGGCATATGAAGGTTTGTAGTCCGCTACAATTTTTCTTGTAGCCTGATATAAAATCGTCCGCGACCCCTTACTGGCCATATTGTCAACCGTTAGCGGCAACCGGAAGAGCCAGTGCAAACAGCAAAAATCTGATTATTAACTAAGGATTAATATAATGACAATTGACCAAATAAAAGAGACATTTGAACAAGGGGATGATAAAGAAAAACTAAAAGCATTAAAGTTTGCATCACGGATTGGATTTAAAGATGCTGAGAGTGTTTTATCAATAATTCCACAGTTGATAGACTTCTTAAAATCCGATAATGAAGATTTAGTTGAATTTGCTTGTTGGACAGCTGGACAAGTAGGCATAAATCGACTTGATTATTACAAAAATTCTATTGAAGAAATTATTAAAAATCTTGATAGTAAAAATGAAAAAATAAGAGTGAATGCATTATTTGCTTTGGGGCGTATTGGTCGTTCTGACTTTTCATTGATTAGTGATTACTTGGATTTGATTATTAGTTTTTCAAATGACAAATCACCACTTGTAAGATTAGGAATGATTTGGACTTGTGAGAATATTGGGACAAATAATCCAAAAGTATTTAAAGATACCGACAACTTTAAACGACAATGACAGATGGAAAATACAACTGTGATTATTTTACTCTTAACAGGACTTACAATTGCAGGACTTATATATTATCGGTGGGATAAGGAGCAGAAAAGAAAAAAAGAAGAAGAGCGACAAAAACTTTTTGCCTTCTTCAAATCCAAACTTGACAGCATTTCAAAAGCTGTAAGACAGTTTTACGCACATCTTGATTATACAAACGGTTATTTCACAAATTACCAACTGACAGTTTGGGAAACACAAAACGACATACTTTACAAAGAGATAAAAGACAAGCCATTTGAGAACATTCAACTTGAAAGTGAAGAAGTAAAAACAATCAAAAATTTCCTCAAATATTTTTCTTCATCGGAAAGTTTGAGAACGGAACACAACAAAAATTTTGTAAAGGAAGAACTAAAAAATTACAGCCGCTTTTTCGACAATATTAAGGGGAGAAAACTTGATCTTCAGCAAAGAACAGCGATTGTAACAGATGAAGACAACAATATTATTATTGCAGGTGCGGGTTCGAGAAAAACGACTACCACAATAGGAAAAGTTAATTATGTAATTGACCGCTATAAAGTTCGCCCAAGCGAAATACTCTTAATCTCATTCACAAGAAAATCTGCACAGAATTTAAATGACAGAATAAAAATTGATGGAGTAGAAGCAAAAACTTTTCACAAATTCGGGAAAGACATTATTGCCGAAGTTGAAGGCAGACAGCCAAGTATTTTTGATGAGAGCCAATTCCGACCACTACTTACAAGATATTTTAATGAATTACTTCAGAATAAAAATTATTTGCGAAAAGTCACGAAATACTTTACTGTATTTTTAAAACCTTCAAAAGCACAATCTGAATTTGAAAATCAAGGTGACTACATTCAATACATCAAAGACCAAAATTTCCGAACTTACAAATTAAAGGAAGTTCCTGTTAGAGGGAGAATGACTTACAAGATGGAAGTTGTAAAGAGCATTGAGGAATGCAAGATTGCAAATTTTCTTTTGTTCAATTCCATTGATTACAAATATGAAGAACAATATGAAATTAAAACTGCCGATATGGAGCGGAGGCAGTATAAACCTGACTTCTCAATTTACCAAAATGGAACAAGAATTTATCTTGAACACTTTGGCATCTCAAGAAACGGTGATATTCCTCAGTGGTTTACAAAGGACGGTCAAACCTACGAAGAAGCCAAGTGTGAATACAACAGTAAAATAAATTGGGCAAGAAATTTACACCAAAGGCACGGAACTATTTTAATTGAAACTTTCAGTTATAAAATGGCAGAGGGCACGCTTTTTGAAAACTTAACTAAAAATCTAACTGAAGCAGGAATAATTTTAACGCCTAAAACTCCCCAAGAAATTTGGGAAATAATTAATAACGCAGCGGAAGATAAAGTAAACAACTTCATTACATTATTTCAAACATTCATTCCCTGATGAAATCAAATAATTATACAATAGATGATTTGCTGATAAGAAATGATGATACCGAAGATAGTTTCCACAGACAGCGTAATGAATTATTCATAGAAATTATTCAGCCTATTTATGAACGTTATGAAAATCATTTAAAAGAAATAAGACCAATCCCAGAGATTGACTTCAGTGATCTGATTAACAAGGCTACGACATATATCACAAATGGCCAATACAATAAGGAATTCAAATATGTAATCATTGATGAGTTTCAGGATATTTCAATAGACAGATATAAACTTGTAAAAGCAATCAAGGAAAATAATCCCGCTTGTAAACTCTTTTGTGTCGGAGATGACTGGCAATCAATTTGTCGGTTTAGCGGTAGTGATATTGCCTTATTCAAAGAGTTTGAAGAATATTTCGGCTTCACAGTGAAATCAAAAATTGAAACTACTTATCGTTTCCATAATCCGCTGTTAAATTTATCAAGTGAGTTCATCCAAAAAAATCCAAACCAAGCAAAAAAAGAATTACGAGGGACTTCCAATTCGAAAAGTACAACTTATCAAATTAAATATTCAATTTCAGACAATCAAGATGATACAAATACCTTGTAAGAAATTTTTGATGAATTAATTGGAATAAATAACATTGAAAACAAAAAGATTTTTATTCTTGGCAGATACAACTTTGACATTGACAGAATAAAAAATGAAAACAACATTTTCCGTATTGACAAGCGAGAGGGTTTTATCTCATACAGAACAAGGACAAAAGAGGGAGCGGAAAAAGAATTAATTGCATAGTACCTTACAGTTCACAAAGCAAAAGGACTAGAAGCAGATATTGTAATAATAATAAATTGCAACTCTGGTAAGCACGGTTTTCCATCTGAAATGTCAGATGACGCTGTATTTATTAAACCTGCTTTTGAGTGAGGCAGACCAATATGAAAACGGAGAAGAAAGACGACTGTTTTATGTTGCAATGACAAGAGCAAAAGAAAATGTTTATTTCATTGCAGATAGTTCCTACAAATCGAAATTTATAGCAGAATTAGAATTGGAGGACAATGACACGGAAATAAGAAAATGCCCTCGTTGCAAAACAGCAGACCTTGTCAAACGAAGCGGCACAACAAACGGCAGACAATGGGTATTTTGGGGTTGCTCAAATTTTTTATATGGTTGCAATTATCAAGAATGGGAAAACTAACACGAAATACTAAAAAGGGCAGCACACAACAATGTATAAGCGTAATGTGGGCTTAAGTACTTATTATGAATGATATAACTATTAATATAATTCGGTGTAAATTGAAAGTGAAGTGTTCCAAAAACCCGCAATACGCTTATACTCTCCGTTGTAGCCAATTGAAGAAAGAAAAGTGATATGATAGAAATAATTGACAATAGTTTTATAAAAAAAATAATTTTGCAATATGGGAAATAAAGCAAGACAATATAAAAAATCGACAATTAGAAAACTAGATACTCTATCTTGTAACCAATGTGCAAATCCCGATTGTGACAGAAAATTGATTGCAAGAGATGGAGACACAATAGTAAGTAAAATATGCCATATTGAAGCTGTAAGTCCTAATGGTCCTAGATTTAATCCAAATATGACAGATGACGAAAGAAGAGATTATGATAATCTTATTTTATTATGTGATGAATGTCATAGTATTATTGACAACAAAAAAAATGAAGGAAAATATACTGTTGATTTACTAAAAAAATGGAAGAGAGACCACGAAAATAAATGTCGCCAGCAGCAGTTAAGCAAAAAATCAACTCTTTTAAATCAAGCTATAAATGCTATTGCTTCTATCGAACTTGAAGATAATCTTGATAATTATTCGCTAGAAACCTTTAATATTGATAAAAAGATAGAATACAACTCAATAAAAGAGTATAGGTATATAATTGAAGATTGTAGTAAATATTATGGGAAACTAAATCCCCTTTATAGTGAATTGGAAAAACAAGGATCCTTTAGGAAGGAAAAATTATTGAGAATTATTCAGAATCTATATTTAAAAGCTAAGGGTGAATTTGTAAATGGGGAAAGGAATGAATTAGAAATGATTCAAAATAATGCAGACAAGATTTTTAAGTCGGTAGAGGAAAAACTTTGGCAATTAATTGATGAAAATCAATCAAATACAGATGACATTTACATTGCACTACCAATTATTATGGTTGATGCTTTTATGAGATGTAAAATATTAGAAGAACCAAGGTAATTATGATTTTAGGCAAAGATATAAATCCAAAAAAACAAATCTATTATATCAGTGCGTTAGTTTTGAATGAATTAAAAAGTTATGACAACACTGAGTTTGATTTTTTTGATGTATTCAATTCCCTAAAAAGAAAGGAAAAGGACATAACTATTAATTTATACTCATTATCATTAGACTGGTTGTATTTATTGGGTGCTATCAAAAAAGACAAAAATAGGCTTATAAAATGTTTTTAAAAGAATTATATATTCACAAAAATGACACATTAGTAAGAAAAATTAAATTCCATAAAGGAATCAATTTGATTATTGATGAGACAAAAACATCAGACAGAAAAGAATCTGGTAATAATGTTGGCAAAACAACAGTATTGCGTTTAATAGATTTTTGTTTAGGAGGGAAAGGAGAAAATATTTATAAAGACCCTGAGTTCAAAGAAAAAGGAAGTAACACAATTATTGAAAACTTCTTAAAAAACAACAATGTCATAATCACATTGGTATTAAAAGAGGATTTAGAATTAGAAGCATCAAACGAAATCGTTATTCGAAGAAATTTTTTATCTAGTAAAAATAAAATACAAGAAATAAATGGTGAACGTTTCAATAATAAAGATTTTCTCAAAAAGTTAAAAGAGTTGATTTTTAACTCAAAAAGTCCTAAACCAACTTTTCGCCAAATTATTGCAAAAAATATCAGAGATGAAAAATCAAGACTTATAAATACTATAAAAGTTCTACACCCCACAACCAAACACGAAGAGTATGAGGCATTATATTTTTTCTGGTTAGGTATACCAATAGATGAAGCAGAACGGAAACAACAATTACATTCATTGATTAAAATAGAAGAAGACTTACAACGAAGATTAAAAAAAGAATATACGCTTTCCCAAATTGAACAATCATTGATTATCATCAACCGGAATATAGAACAATTAGAAAAGAAAAAGGCTCAGTTTAATTTAAATGAAGATTACGAATCAGACTTAGAAAAACTTAATCACATTAAGGCTAAAATTAATAGGCTTTCTACACAAATCAGTCAACTGGAATTACGTAAAGATTTAATTTTAGAAAGTAAAGTTGAATTAGAGGAAGAAATAGCTAATATAGATGTA
Protein-coding sequences here:
- a CDS encoding DNA alkylation repair protein, translating into MENIINKIRTQLEHSIDKKTQATSQNFFKEKIKFYGVKVSIVNKISKEYFKLIDFKTKSEIFDLCEILWQSGFIEESFIACNWSYYIHKKYEPGDFQIFEKWINDYVNNWASCDTLCNHTIGEFIEMYPEYLVRLKDLAKSDNKWLRRASSVTLIKPARKGKFLNEILEIADILLIDKDDLVQKGYGWMLKAASEANQREIFDYVIKNKSIMPRTALRYAIEKMPKELKSKAMEKKNDITKTRRHNTQYSQ
- a CDS encoding UvrD-helicase domain-containing protein is translated as MENTTVIILLLTGLTIAGLIYYRWDKEQKRKKEEERQKLFAFFKSKLDSISKAVRQFYAHLDYTNGYFTNYQLTVWETQNDILYKEIKDKPFENIQLESEEVKTIKNFLKYFSSSESLRTEHNKNFVKEELKNYSRFFDNIKGRKLDLQQRTAIVTDEDNNIIIAGAGSRKTTTTIGKVNYVIDRYKVRPSEILLISFTRKSAQNLNDRIKIDGVEAKTFHKFGKDIIAEVEGRQPSIFDESQFRPLLTRYFNELLQNKNYLRKVTKYFTVFLKPSKAQSEFENQGDYIQYIKDQNFRTYKLKEVPVRGRMTYKMEVVKSIEECKIANFLLFNSIDYKYEEQYEIKTADMERRQYKPDFSIYQNGTRIYLEHFGISRNGDIPQWFTKDGQTYEEAKCEYNSKINWARNLHQRHGTILIETFSYKMAEGTLFENLTKNLTEAGIILTPKTPQEIWEIINNAAEDKVNNFITLFQTFIP
- a CDS encoding UvrD-helicase domain-containing protein; the protein is MKSNNYTIDDLLIRNDDTEDSFHRQRNELFIEIIQPIYERYENHLKEIRPIPEIDFSDLINKATTYITNGQYNKEFKYVIIDEFQDISIDRYKLVKAIKENNPACKLFCVGDDWQSICRFSGSDIALFKEFEEYFGFTVKSKIETTYRFHNPLLNLSSEFIQKNPNQAKKELRGTSNSKSTTYQIKYSISDNQDDTNTL
- a CDS encoding 3'-5' exonuclease, which codes for MSEADQYENGEERRLFYVAMTRAKENVYFIADSSYKSKFIAELELEDNDTEIRKCPRCKTADLVKRSGTTNGRQWVFWGCSNFLYGCNYQEWEN
- a CDS encoding ABC-three component system protein, which encodes MGNKARQYKKSTIRKLDTLSCNQCANPDCDRKLIARDGDTIVSKICHIEAVSPNGPRFNPNMTDDERRDYDNLILLCDECHSIIDNKKNEGKYTVDLLKKWKRDHENKCRQQQLSKKSTLLNQAINAIASIELEDNLDNYSLETFNIDKKIEYNSIKEYRYIIEDCSKYYGKLNPLYSELEKQGSFRKEKLLRIIQNLYLKAKGEFVNGERNELEMIQNNADKIFKSVEEKLWQLIDENQSNTDDIYIALPIIMVDAFMRCKILEEPR
- a CDS encoding DUF2326 domain-containing protein translates to MIIDETKTSDRKESGNNVGKTTVLRLIDFCLGGKGENIYKDPEFKEKGSNTIIENFLKNNNVIITLVLKEDLELEASNEIVIRRNFLSSKNKIQEINGERFNNKDFLKKLKELIFNSKSPKPTFRQIIAKNIRDEKSRLINTIKVLHPTTKHEEYEALYFFWLGIPIDEAERKQQLHSLIKIEEDLQRRLKKEYTLSQIEQSLIIINRNIEQLEKKKAQFNLNEDYESDLEKLNHIKAKINRLSTQISQLELRKDLILESKVELEEEIANIDVEQIKYLYSEAKILVPDLQKSFEDTLKFHNEMLIEKKNYITKELPGIENQIKNINQEIKSLISQEKKLSELLQKSGALEELEKIVLELNKYYEQKGNLEEQKRLWNQTISNIEKYKGELNSIDKNITSKEDLLNERITIFNKYFSSISQKLYGEQFVLSYDKNEKGFELNISTISGNPGTGKKKGQIAAFDLAYIQFADELGINCLHFILHDQIENVHDNQITSLLNEIVSNINCQYVLPVLRDKLPEDVDVDKYRILSLSQKEKLFKI